The genomic interval TCGAAGGATCCACCTGGTGGCCGCGCCTACGTTGGAGGCACGCGCTCACTCAGGTCCGTCGTACACCACTCTGCTGGGACTCCACTGGGGCGGTTCACACCCACCCTGCAGGGCGACGGCGTAACGACAGCATCGAGGAGCTCCCTACGAGGGGATGAGCAAGAGAAGTGGGCAGGCAGGCAAGGCCTCGCGCGCCGTAAGACAGCGCAGTGTCAAGCACACGCCAATCACACATTATCCTGCTTTGCGCCCAGTTGCTCACGCTCACATAACAATCCGCCCGAAGAGCGATCCCACTCGGTCGTCACATGGAGGCGGCACAGGACTTAAGACCCCAGGCGAGTTGTGCGCTGAATTGAGCGAAAGGATCCTGCCCGGCGTGCTAGCTCTCACCACCCAAGGCCGCCGACGCTGACGGTGGGCATGAGCGCGGGCCCGGCCTGCGGCGTGATGGTCTGGGCGGCGCTCTTGTCGAGGGCCGCGGCGTGCAGCCACGCCTCAAGGATTTGGCGGGCGGACTGGCGCCAGAACGCGTCGTCGTGGTCCCGCGGTTGCCGTCCTCGCTGCCGGCCACCCGGGTCGCGGCGGCGGGTAGCGACCGAGAGGGTCCTCGCAGCGGGCGATCGGGTTCCAGGCCACCTCGGTGTAGCCCTCGGTGGTCCGGTCGCTCGGCGGGCTGAAGGCGACCACGCGCACGACGGTGCGTCCTTGGCGCGCGGAGACGGTCGCTTCGGACAGGTCGACCTTGGCCGACCGATCAGCGCGGCGCCCGGCACTCCGCGGGCGACAGGAAGCGCTCGCGCGCTATGGTCCGGACGGCGCTCTGAAGGGTCACCTCGCAGAACGCGACCCAGCCGACACGGGGAGGTGGCGTGGCCGTTCGACCAGGCATCCTCGGCATCGATGAGGGCACCACCGGCACGCGCGCCGCCGTCGTTCTCGCGGACGGCTCCATCGGGCCGGTCTTCTACGAGCCACTAATGGTCTCCACGCCGGACGGCCGACGGGTCGAGCAGGACGCCGGCGAGATCTGGGCGAAGACCAGCGACGTCGCGCGGCAAGCCCGCGCCTGGGCCGAGGCGAACGGCGTGCAGCTCGCGGGGCTCTCCATCGCCAACCAGCGGGCAACGAGCGTGCTGTGGGACCTCCGCGACGGGACGCCGCTGGCCCCGGCCGTCGTGTGGCAGGACCGCCGGTACGCCGACGAGCTCGCGGACCTCGCGGCCGAGTGGGACGACCGGCTGATCGCCGCGACCGGGCGGCCGGTCGGCACGCGGTCCCCGCTGCTGTGGCTCACCCGCTGCATCCGCGAGGTGCCCGCCGTCGCGGACGCGTTCCGTGCGCGCCGGCTCGCGTTCGGCACGGTCGACGCCTGGCTGCTGCACCAGCTCACCGCCGGGCAGACCCGCACGTTCTCGGCCACCAACGCGCAGTCGATCGGTGGGCTCGTCCTCGACGACCTGACCTGGCTGCCGGGCTGGTTGGCGGCGCTCGGCGTCCCCGGCGGCGTCCTCCCGGTCGTCACCAACGACGCGGGAACGCTCGGCACCACCGATCCTGGGGTCCTCGGGGAACGGCTCCCGATCGCCGCAGCCGTCGGCGACCAGCACGCCGCCTGGGTCGCACTGGGCGCGGACCGCGCTGGCGACACGACCGTCGTGCACGGCACCGGCAGCTTCGTCAGCATGCTCACCGGGGCCCCGCCGGCGGCGTCGCACGAGATCGACAACGCGCTGTACGAGATCGCCTGGCGGACGCCCACCGACAGCCGCGATGCCGTCGAGGCGTTTGCCGCCACCACCGGCGCGGCCGTCGACTGGCTGTGCACCGGGATCGGGCTGTTCAGCGGCCCGGAGCAGCTCGGCGCGCTCGCCGCGAGCGCTCCGCACGCCGCCGCGCCCTGGTTCGAGCCGTCGCTCGCCGGCGTCCGCACGCCGGTGGCCGACCCCTCAGCCACCGGGCTGCTCGGCGGCCTGACCCTGGCAACGGACAAGGCAGCGATTGCCCGCGCCGTCGTTGACGGCGTCGCGCACACGGTCGGCGACCTGGTGGAGGCACTCGCCACCGTGTCGGGCGCCGCGCCGCGGATCCTGCGGTGCGGCGGCGGGCTCGCGCGCAGCGACGTGCTCGCCCAGGCACAGGCCGACCTCCTCGGCGTCCCGGTCGAGCGCGCCGCCGATTTCGACACCGCGAGCCTGCGGGGCGCTGCCTACCTCGCCGGGATCGAGCTCGGCGTCTGGCCGGATCGCGCCGCCGCGCTCGGTACGCTCCCTGGGGGCGACTTGTTCGAGCCGCGGATCTCCGCGCAGGAGCGCGCCGACCTGCGCGGCGCGTGGCAGGTCGCGACCCGACGCCCGACGACCGAAGGGGAGCGATGAGCCGCCATATCCAGCTGCCGGGCCGGCGCGCCAGAACGGGCCGCTTCACGTCGATCCGCCGCACCCCGCTGCAGCTGCCACGGGAGCAGGCCATCGCCGACGTCGACTCCGGCGGCGAGTACGACGTCCTCGTCATCGGCGGCGGCGTCACGGGCAGCTACGTCGCGCTCGACTGCGCCACCCGCGGGCTGCGCGTCGCCCTGGTCGAGAAGGACGACTTCGCCTCGGGCACGTCGTCGAAGTCCTCGAAGATGGTGCACGGCGGCCTGCGGTACATCGAGCAGGGCAACCTCGGCCTGGTCCGGCACGCGCTGCTGGAACGACAGCGGCTGCGGACCAACGCGCCGCACCTGGTCCAGCGGCTGCCGTTCCTGTTCCCCGTGCTCGCCCACGACGGCGTGTTCGACCCGCGGCTTGCGAAGGCCTTCGAGGGTCTGCTGTGGACCTACGACCTCGCCGGCGGCTGGCGCATCGGTCGCCTGCACCAGCGGCTGACCGCGGACGAGGTGCTCAGCCGCGCCCCGCTGCTGGCCGGCGCCGACGTCCGCAGCGGATTCCTCTACTACGACTGCCGGGCGGACGACGCCCGCCTCACGCTCACCATCGCCCGGACCGCCGCGCACTACGGCGCGACCCTGCTCAACGGCGCCCGCGTCACCGGGCTGATCGAGGTCGACGGCCGGGTGCGCGGCGCGCGCGTCGACACCGGCGCCGGCCAGGTCGACGTCCGGGCCCGCGTCGTCGTCAACGCGACCGGCGTGTGGAGCGACACCGTCGACGCCCTCGCCGACCCCGCCCACGAGCCGCGGGTACGGCCCGGCAAGGGCGTGCACCTCGTGCTGCCCTGGACCCGGCTGCGGATCGACGGCACCGTCACCGTGCCGATCCCCGGCCGCAGCCGGCGCGCGACCTGCACCCGCTGGGGCGACTGCGTCATCGTCGGGCTCACCGACACCGACTACGACGGCCCGCTGGACGACGTGCAGTGCACCGGCGACGAGATGCGGTTTCTGCTCGACGGGGTCAACGCCGCGTTCGGCACCGACCTCTCCGACGCGGACGTGGTCGGCAGCTACGCCGGCCTGCGGCCGCTCGTCGGCAGCAAGGAGGGCGCCACGCTCACCATGAGCCGCGACCACTCGATCACCGTCGACGTCCGCGCCATGGTGACCGTCACCGGCGGCAAGCTGACCACCGCCCGCCACATGGGCGAGCTGGTCACCGACCAGGTGGACCGGCTGCTCGAGCGCAACGGCCGGTGCCGCACCAAGACCCTGCCGCTGCTCGGCGGCGCAGGTTACGACGCCGAGGCCACCACGGCCACCGGCGGCCTCGCCGCGCACCTGAGCGGGCGGTACGGCACCGAGGCCGCCTTCGTCAGCGCGCTGATCGCCGAGGACCCCGCGCTCGGCAAGCCCATCGTGGACGGGGCGCCGCACGTCATGGCCGAGGTCGTGTACGCCGCACGCTGCGAGCTCGCCCGGTCGGTCGACGACGTGCTGTCCCGCCGCACCCGGCTGCGGCTGTTCGCGCGCGACCGGTCGGTGGACGCGGCCCCCGCCGTTGCCGAGATCCTCGGTCGCGAGCTCGACCTCGACGCGGCGGAGCGTGACCGGCAGGTCGCCGAGTACGCCGCGAGCATCGCGCACGAGAAGCAGTGCCTGACGACGACCAGCAGCGCCTCGTGAAGGAGAACGCATGATCAGCCGCCAGACGATCACCACCGGGTTCAACCACGGCAACTACCTGCCGAGCCGGCCCAACCCGCCGCGGTACGGCGATGCGACGCCGCCCGGCACCGGCGACGCGTCGCTGCAGCGGGACGTCGTGCCGATCCCCGACGAGGTGCTCGCGAAGCTGCGCGATGCCGCCGAGGCCGTGCACACCGACCGCGACACCGTCGTCCTGCGCACCCGCGACTGGTGGGCCGGATCGATGATCGGCGAGACCGCGGGGCACCCGGCGACGCCGGACGCCGTCATCGTCGAGGCCGGCTCGGCCGACCAGGTCGCGCAGGTGCTGCGGATCTGCCACGAGGCGCGGATCCCGGTGACGCCGTCCGCCGGACGCAGCAACGTCACCGGCGCGGCCCTGCCGGTGCACGGCGGCGTGGTCCTCGACCTGTGCCGACTGAACGCGATCGTCGGCTTCGACCGCGACTCGCTGGTCGTCGACGTCCAGGCCGGGATGTTCGGCGACGCCTTCGAGCAGCAGCTGCAGGAGACGTACGGCGTGACCACCGGCCACTGGCCGTCGGCGTTCGCGATGTCGACGGTGGGCGGCTGGGTCGCCTGCCGCGGCGCGGGCCAGCTGTCCACGCGCTACGGGAAGATCGAGGACATGGTCGTCGGCCTCGACGTCGTGCTCGCCGACGGCCGGCAGGTGACCCTGCAGGACTACCCGCGGGCGGCCACCGGGCCGGACCTGCGCCAGGTCTTCATCGGATCCGAGGGCACGCTCGGCGTCATCACCGCCGTCCGGCTGCGCACCCATCGGCTGCCCGGGTACGCCAAGGCGATCGCGTTCGGCTTCGAGTCGTTCGCCGCCGGGCTGGACGCCTGCCGCGAGATCATGCAGCGCGGCGCCACCCCCGCCGTCCTGCGGCTGTACGACAAGAAGGAGAGCGGCACCCACTTCGGGCACCCCGACACGAACCTGCTGCTGATCGCCGACGAGGGCGAGCCCGCGATCGTCGACGCGATGATCGCGACGAGCGAGGCGGCGTGCGAGGGCGCCGCGCGGCTCGACGACCATCAGGTGTTCGACGACTGGCTCGACGACCGGATGCGGCTCGGCAAGTCCGCCGCGGGCTTCACGCCGGGCCCCGGCTTCGTCGCGGACACCCTCGAGATCGCCGCCGAATGGTCGGCCCTGCCGGCGATCTACGACGATGTCGTCGCGGCGATCGAGTCCGTTCCCGGCACGCTCCGTGCCTCGGCGCATCAGTCGCACGCCTACACCGACGGCGCGTGCGTGTACTTCTCGCTGCGCGGCGACGTCGAGGTGGACCGCCGCCGGGAGTGGTACCGCGCCGCGTGGGACGCCGCGAACGACGTGCTGATCAAGCATCGCGCGGCGTTGAGCCACCATCACGGCTGCGGGCTGCTGCGGGCGCCGTACCTGCCCGAGTCCCTCGGACCCGCGTTCGAGATCCTCGTGTCGATCAAGCACGCGCTGGATCCGCACGGCATCATGAACCCGGCGAAGCTGGGGCTGCCCAGCCCGTTCGGACGCTCGCCCCTCGACTCGTGAGCGCCGCGCCGGAACGGTCATTCCCGCGTCAGTTGTTTCACATTGCTAACGAAACTGTCCACAGCGTAGGTTCGAGGCAACTACAGGAGGTGCCCGATGAGACTCGAGGCCACTGAGCTCACCGACGACGAGCGCGCGCTGCAGCAGGAGGTCCGCTCCTGGCTACGTAAGCGGTTGCCCGTGGGGAGCTATCCTCTCGGGCTGGGCATGTCCGGCGAGATCGATCCGGAGTTCTCCCGGGACCTCGGCGCGCAGGGCTGGCTCGGCATGGCGCTGCCGACGGAGTACGGCGGTCACGGCCGCACCGCCGTCGAGCGGCTGATCGTGGTCGAGGAGCTGCTCGCCGTCGGTGCTCCGGTGGGCTTCCACTGGGTCGGCGACCGGCAGAGCGGCCCGAGCATCGCCAAGCACGGCACCGAGGAGCAGAAGCGCGACCTGCTGCCGCGGATCGCCCGCGGCGAGGTCTCGTTCGCGATCGGGATGAGCGAGCCCGACTCGGGCTCCGATCTCGCCTCCCTACGCACCCGCGCGGTGCGCGAGGGCGACGGCTGGCGGGTCAACGGCACCAAGATCTGGACCTCCGGTGCCTACGAGTCCACGCACATCCTGGCGCTGTTCCGCACCTCCGAGGACAAGCACACCGGCCTCACGCAGTTCATCGTCCCTCGCGAGACCGAGGGCATGTCGATCAACAAGATCCCGTTCATCGACGGCACCCGGCACTTCTGCGAGATCAGCTTCGAGGACATGTACCTCCCGGACTCGCTGCGCATGGGCGAGGTCGGCGGCGGCTGGGGCCAGAACACCGCCGAGCTCGTGCTCGAGCGGGGCGGCGTCGACCGGTGGATGTCGGTCATGCCGATCCTGGAGAACTGGGCGACGTCCCGCTCGGTCGAGGGGGACGCCGCGGCCGCGGCCGATCTCGGCGCGATCGCGGCCCGGTCCTGGGCGTTCCGCGGCATGTCGCTGTCGGTCGCCCGCATGGTCGACGAGGGCAAGAGCCCGGTCACCGAGGCCGCGCTGATCAAGGAGATGGCGACCCGCTTCGAGCAGGAATGCACCGACATCGTCGCCCGCCACTACGGCCGTACGCCGGACCTGCACTCCGACGATCCGCACGAGTCGCTGCTGGCGCGGGCGATCCTGGTGTCCCCGTCGTGGTCGATCCGCGGCGGCACGAACGAGATCCTGCGGACCGTCATCTCGAAGGGACTGAACAAGCGATGAGCGACGTACGAGCCGACCGCGACCTGGTCGCGACCGTCCGCGAGCTGTTCCGCGAGCGGTGCCCCCACGAGGTCGTCACCCAGGCCGAGGCCGACGGCGCAGCACCGGAGAAGCTGTGGGCCGAGGTCGTCGGCATGGGCCTGCACCTCGTCGGCATCCCGGAGGAGGCCGGTGGCTCCGGTGGCACGATCCTCGACGCGCTGGCGATCCTGCACGCCGCCGGCGAGCAGGCGGCGCCGCTGCCGCTCGCCGAGACCATGCTGGCCGCGATGATCCTGGCCGACGCCGGAGCGCAGATCCCCGAGGGCGCGCTGGCCGTCGTCCCACCGACCGCCGAGCTGCGCGTCGAGGGTGACCAGGTGAGCGGCGCGGCCGCACGGGTGCCGTGGGCACGCGGCGCCGAGCTGCTCGTCGGCGTCGTCGACGGCAAGGCGTTCACCGCTCCGGTCGAGGTCACCCGGGAGGGCGTCGACATGGCCGGGATGCCATGCGACGACGTCCGCATCGACGGGACGGTCGTCGGCGACACCGCCGCCGACCTCGGGCTGCTGGGCGCCCTCGCGCGGTCCGCGCAGCTCGCCGGAGCCCTCGAGGCCGCGAGCGACCTCACCCGGCAGTACGTCGGCGAGCGCGTGCAGTTCGGCCAGCCGGTCGGCCGCTTCCAGGCGGTGCAGCAGCACGTCGTGACGCTCGCCCAGATGGCGGCGATGGCGTCGCTGTCGGTCGATCGCGCCGCGCTGGCGACCCTCCGCGGCCCCGCGCCGTTCGAGATCAAGGCGACCAAGCAGGTCATCGACAAGAACGCGACGGTCGCGGCACGCGCCGCCCACCAGGCGCACGGCGCGATCGGCATGACGCAGGAGTACCGCCTGCAGCAGCTCACCCGCCGGCTCTACGCATGGCGCGGTGAGTACGGCGACGAGAAGCAGCTGGCGCTTGAGCTCGGCACCAAGATCGCGGCGCACGGCAAGCTGCACGAGGTCATCGTCGCGGGCTCCGAGATCATCAAGTAGCACCCGGCGGACGTCGCTGCTAAGCGGCAGCGGCGGACCGGCCGGCGAATCCGAGCACGTCTTATCGAGATGGAGTGATCGACGCATGGGAGATCTGCAGGTATCGAAGGAAGGCTATGTAGCGGTTTTCCGGGTGAACCGGCCGCCGCACAACTTCTTCGACCACGCGATGATCAGCGAGCTCGTCGAAGCCGGCGCCCAGGCGGACGCCGATCCGGACACCCGGGCCATCGTGCTGTGCTCCGAGGGCAAGAACTTCTGCGCAGGCGCCAACTTCGGCGACTCCGGCGGTGGGTTCGGCCCGGAGCGCGCCGAGACCTCCCGCAAGCTCTACACGCACGCCGCCGAGCTGTTCCGCATCCAGACCCCGATCGTGGCGGCGGTGCAGGGCGCGGCCGTCGGCGGCGGCCTCGGCCTCGCAGCGATGGCCGACTTCCGCGTCGCCAGCCCGGCGTCCCGGCTGCACGCGAACTTCGCGCGGCTCGGCTTCCACCAGGGCTTCGGGCTCAGCGTGACCCTGCCGCGGCTCATCGGCGAGCAGAAGGCCAGCGAGATGCTGCTGCTTGCCCGCGCGGTGAAGGGCGAGGAGGCGCTGGCGATCGGCCTGGTCGACCGGCTCGCCGACGACCCGTACGCCGGTGCGCTCGAGCTGGCGGGGCAGATCGCGGCCAACGCGCCGATCGCCGTCCGCTCGATCCGCGAGACGCTGCGCGGCTCACTGGCGGACGACGTCAAGGCGGTCCTCGATCGCGAGCTCACCGAGCAGACCGCGCACTGGGCCACCGAGGACTGTGCCGAGGGCATCAAGGCGAACCTCGAGCGCCGCGAGGCGGCCTTCCACAACCGCTGACTTGCCGCCGGCGGCGACGCCGAGAAGCACCCTCGGCGGCGCCGCTGCTGGCAGGATCAGGGGATGTTCACCACCAGGCCTGAGCTCACCGGAACCTTCGGCGCGGTTGCATCCACGCACTATCTCGCGTCGTCCAGCGGGATGGCGGTGCTGGAGACCGGCGGCAACGCGTACGACGCGGCGGTGGCGACCGCGTTCGTGCTGCACGTCGTCGAGCCGCACCTGAACGGGCCCGGCGGCGACGCGCCCATCATGCTGGCGCACGCCGGCAAGGAGCCCGTCGTGCTGTGCGGGCAGGCGCCCGCGCCGGCCGGCGCCACGATCGCGCACTACCGGTCCGAGGGCCTGGAGACCGTGCCCGGCACCGGGCTGCTCGCGCCGTCGACGCCCGGCGCGGTGCCGGCCTGGCTGACCCTGCTGCGCGATCACGGCACGCTGCCGCTGGGCGAGGTGCTGAAGTACGCGATCGGTTACGCGCGGCACGGCCACCCGGTGATCGCCCGCGTGGCGGGGACCATCGCCTCGATGGCCGACTACTTCACGACGCATTGGCCGACGTCGGCCGCGCAGTGGCTGCCGCACGGACGCGCGCCGCAGGCCACCGAGCTGGTCACCAACGAGCCGTACGCGCGGACGCTGGAGCGGCTGTGCGCCGAGGCCGCCGCCGTCGCCGACCGGGCCGAAGGGATCGACGCCGCCCTGCGCGCGTGGAGCCACGGGTTCGTCGCCGAGGCGATCAGTCGCTTCGTCACCACCCCGGTGCGCGACTCCTCCGGCGCCGACCACGCCGGGGTCATGACCGCCGACGACCTCGCCTCCTGGAGCCCGACGTACGAGGAGCCGGTGAGCTATGTCTGGCGGGGGAGCCAGGTCTACAAGTGCGACCGGTGGTCGCAGGGCCCGGTCCTGCTGCAGCAGCTCGCGCTGCTCGATCCGCTGCTGCCGGAGCGCGCCGACGACTGGACCGTCGACATCGTGCACCACGCGATCGAGGCGGCCAAGCTCGCCTTCGCCGACCGCGATGCCTACCACGGAGACTCGGGAGACGACCTGCTCGACGTGGCGGAGCTGCTCGACCCGGCCTACCTCGACCAGCGCCGCGCGCTGATCACCGGCGCCGCGTCCGAAGAGCTCCGCCCCGGCCGGCCCGGTGGCCGGGAGCCACGGCTCGCCTCGGCCGTCCGTCGGGTGGGCGCCAAGCCGCCCTCGAAGGCCGGCATCGGCGAGCCCACGGTCAAGCAGGACGACGTCCCGCGCGGCGACACCTGCCACATCGACGTGGTCGACCGGTGGGGCAACGTCGTCAGCGCCACGCCGAGCGGCGGGTGGCTGCAGGCGTCGCCGTACATCCCCGAGGTGGGCTTCTGCCTCGGCAGCCGGCTGCAGATGTGCTGGCTCGAGGAGGGCCTCCCGTCGTCCCTGCAGCCCGGGCGCCGCCCGCGGACGACGCTGTCGCCGTCGATGAGCGTCGACCTGGACACCGGCCGGACGACGGGATTCGGCACGCCGGGCGGCGACCAGCAGGACCAGTGGCAGCTCGTCTTCCTCCTCGCGCACACGGTCCTCGGCCGCAATCTGCAGGAGTCGATCGATTCGCCGGCCTGGCACAGCGAGGCGGTCGTCTCCTCGTTCGACCCGCGGGTGTGGCGCCCCCTGGTCGTCGCGGTCGAGTCCCGGATGCCCGCCGGCGTCCTCGACGGGCTGCGCGAGCGCGGCCACACGCTCGAGGTCGGCGACCCGTGGTCGCTCGGCCGGCTCTCGGCGGCGTCGTACGAGCCGCGCACCGGGCTGATCCGCAGCGCCGCCAACCCGCGCGGCATGCAGGGCTACGCCGTCTCCCGGTAAGCCGTCTTGAGAACCGTTCCCCAGCGCGGACACCCCTGATGCGGTGGCTTCCGCCTCGCTCACGCCTGTGGCGGTGGCTTGTACCCCGCTATGTAGCCGAAAGCGGGGTGCAACCCACCGCGAGAGGGGAAGCGGTCAGGTCTCGTCGTACTGGTAGAGGTCGTACTGCTGCATGAGCTCGATGAGCTTGTCGGCGTACGCCGGATCGGTTGCATAGCCCGCTTTCGCGACTTCCTTGGCGAACCGGTCGGGATCGTCGACGTGCTCGAACGCCGTCTCGTAGCGCGAGTTGGTGGCCAGGAAGTGCCCGTGGTCGCGGAACGAGTCCTCGGCGCTGCCGTAGGTGCGGAAGCTCGCCACCTGGTTGTGGCAGGCGCCGTCGTCGGTGCACTCCTGCGTGACCTTGTCCATGCAGCCGGTCGCGTACGGCGAGTCGCCGCTGCACTTGATGCCGAAGTAGTTGCGGCCCTTGACCGTGAGCTCCGACTTCGCCCAGTGCGACTCGACGATCGCCTGCGCCAGCGCCACCGAGGCGGGCACGTCGTACTCGTCCATGCCCTCCTGCGCCGGCACGACGGCGTACTCGATGAACGCGGTCGGGTCGGTGGGCGCGCGGCCGGTGCGGACGTCGTCCTCGCCGGAGATCGTCCAGATCGCGGTCGCCGCCACGACGGCGGCCAGCCCGGCGACCGTCCGCCGTCGGCGCCGCAGCATCGCCTCCCGCGCGGCCTTGGTGCGGCGCGGCCGCGCCCGTCCGGATAGGGTGCTGCTCGACTTCTTCGTCGCGACCCGCGACGTGGAGCTCCGGCTAGAGGACGTCTTCGCGGCCTGCGTCCGGGAGCGCGGCGGCGCCGCCGTCGACCGTGCGGTGGCGCTGGTCGACCGGGCAGTGGCGCCGGTCGCCCGGCGGCTGCCGGCGGAGGTGCGGCCGGCGGCTGCGGTGCGGCTGCCGGCGGAGCTGTGGCCGGCGGCTGAGGTGCGGCCGCCCGAACGCTGGGCGACCGACGCCTCAGGCCTTCGCCGCGTAGTCATCGATCTGCTGCAGGATCCGGGTCTTGGTGGCATCGGGCGCGAACGAGCGGCGTACCGCCTCCCGCGCCAGATCGGCGACACCGTCGCGATCGAGCGACAGCAGGTCGGCCGCGATCTCGTACTCGCGGCACAGCGTCGTGCCGAACATCGGCGGGTCGTCGCTGTTGATGGTGACCGGCACGCCCGCCTCGACCAGCGTCCGCAGCGGGTGCGCCTCAAGGGTCTCGACACAGCGGGTGGCCACGTTGGACGTCGGGCAGACCTCCAGGGAGATCTGCCGCTCCGCCAGGACCTCCATCAATCGAGGATCGTGCACGGCGGCGATGCCGTGCCCGATGCGTTCGGCGTGCAGGTGGTCGATCGCGTCCCACATCGTCTGCGGGCCGGTCGACTCGCCGGCGTGCGGGACCGACCGCAGGCCGGCCGAGCGGGCCGCGTCGAAGTGCGGCTTGAACTGCGGGCGCGGCACGCCGATCTCGGGACCGCCGAGCCCGAAGCCCACCAGCGACGAGGGGCCGTGATCGAGCGCGACCATCAGCGTCGTGTCCGCGCCGGGTACGCCGTTCTCGCCCGCGATGTCGAAGATCCACTGCAGCTCGATGCCGAACTCGCGTTCCGCGCCGAGCCGCGCATCCTCGATGGCCTCGACGTACGCCTCAGGCGCGATGCCGCGGATCACCGATGTCTCGGGGGTGCAGGTCAGCTCGGCGTACCGCACGCCCTGGGCGGCCAGGTCCCGCGCGACGCCGAAGGTGAGGGACCGGACGTCCTCAGGTGTGCGCACGAGGTCCACCACGGAGAGGTACAGCTCGACGAAGTGCGCGAAGTCGGTGAAGGTGAAGTACGCGGCGAGCTCGGCGGGGTCGGTCGGGACCGCCCCCGGGTGACGGGACGCCAGCTCGGCCACCACCGCCGGCGACGCCGACCCCACGTGATGCACGTGCAGCTCGGCCTTCGGCAGGCCGGCGATGAACTCTCGCAGCGGATGGTGTGGGGGAACCGTCATGCGGTCTAGTGTGTCTCATACCGGTGCGCATGTGGCGGAACGCCCGCCCGCGGACACCGGCGGATCGCCCGCCATCCCTCGAAGCAGCTCGACGACAAGGTTGATGCACGCAGATGTCGACACCTCCCCGCAACGGCGGCTACCAGCCCGATCCGTACCAGCAGCAGTACGACGCGTACACCGCGCCCCACCAACCGCAGCCCGGGCCCGGCGGCTGGCCGCCGCAGCAGCAGGGCCAGCCGCAGTACGGGGCCGCGCCAGGCTGGCAGCAGCCGGGCCAGCCGCCGTACGCCGCCGGACCCCAGGGGCCGGGGTGGGGCCACGAGCCGCCGAAGAACAACAACAAGCTGCCGATCATCGTCGGGGCGGCGCTCCTCGTCATCGGCGCGGTCGTGGCAACCATCATCATCGTCACGAACAAGTCCGACAGCTCGAGCAGCGCGGCGTCCACGTCGACCAGCGAGCAGGCCTCCGCACCGGACAGCGGCGGCTCCTCCGAGCCGACCGGCTCCGAGCCGACCGACTCCGGATCCGAGCCGAGCGGCGGTTCCGGTGGGTCGAGCAACGGCACGCTGCCGGCCGACTTCCCGGTCCCGCCGAGCGTCCAGGTCGACGACAGCGGCACCTACTGCTCCGGCAAGACGTGCTTCGGCAGCTTCAAGACGGACGATCCGGCCGCGGCGTACGACGACTGGGTCGCCGCGCTCGAGGACGCCGGGTACTCCATCTCCTCGAAGAACATCGCCGGCAAGGGCAAGGACACCATCTGGACGATCGAGGCCGAGGGCCCGCTGTCGATCGCGATCTACTACGCCTCGCAGGGAGCGTTCACCAGCTCCTGATGCCGGCGACGGTGGGGAAGGATCGGCCATGAGAGCGAGCAC from Cumulibacter manganitolerans carries:
- a CDS encoding FGGY family carbohydrate kinase; its protein translation is MAVRPGILGIDEGTTGTRAAVVLADGSIGPVFYEPLMVSTPDGRRVEQDAGEIWAKTSDVARQARAWAEANGVQLAGLSIANQRATSVLWDLRDGTPLAPAVVWQDRRYADELADLAAEWDDRLIAATGRPVGTRSPLLWLTRCIREVPAVADAFRARRLAFGTVDAWLLHQLTAGQTRTFSATNAQSIGGLVLDDLTWLPGWLAALGVPGGVLPVVTNDAGTLGTTDPGVLGERLPIAAAVGDQHAAWVALGADRAGDTTVVHGTGSFVSMLTGAPPAASHEIDNALYEIAWRTPTDSRDAVEAFAATTGAAVDWLCTGIGLFSGPEQLGALAASAPHAAAPWFEPSLAGVRTPVADPSATGLLGGLTLATDKAAIARAVVDGVAHTVGDLVEALATVSGAAPRILRCGGGLARSDVLAQAQADLLGVPVERAADFDTASLRGAAYLAGIELGVWPDRAAALGTLPGGDLFEPRISAQERADLRGAWQVATRRPTTEGER
- a CDS encoding glycerol-3-phosphate dehydrogenase/oxidase, which codes for MSRHIQLPGRRARTGRFTSIRRTPLQLPREQAIADVDSGGEYDVLVIGGGVTGSYVALDCATRGLRVALVEKDDFASGTSSKSSKMVHGGLRYIEQGNLGLVRHALLERQRLRTNAPHLVQRLPFLFPVLAHDGVFDPRLAKAFEGLLWTYDLAGGWRIGRLHQRLTADEVLSRAPLLAGADVRSGFLYYDCRADDARLTLTIARTAAHYGATLLNGARVTGLIEVDGRVRGARVDTGAGQVDVRARVVVNATGVWSDTVDALADPAHEPRVRPGKGVHLVLPWTRLRIDGTVTVPIPGRSRRATCTRWGDCVIVGLTDTDYDGPLDDVQCTGDEMRFLLDGVNAAFGTDLSDADVVGSYAGLRPLVGSKEGATLTMSRDHSITVDVRAMVTVTGGKLTTARHMGELVTDQVDRLLERNGRCRTKTLPLLGGAGYDAEATTATGGLAAHLSGRYGTEAAFVSALIAEDPALGKPIVDGAPHVMAEVVYAARCELARSVDDVLSRRTRLRLFARDRSVDAAPAVAEILGRELDLDAAERDRQVAEYAASIAHEKQCLTTTSSAS
- a CDS encoding FAD-binding oxidoreductase: MISRQTITTGFNHGNYLPSRPNPPRYGDATPPGTGDASLQRDVVPIPDEVLAKLRDAAEAVHTDRDTVVLRTRDWWAGSMIGETAGHPATPDAVIVEAGSADQVAQVLRICHEARIPVTPSAGRSNVTGAALPVHGGVVLDLCRLNAIVGFDRDSLVVDVQAGMFGDAFEQQLQETYGVTTGHWPSAFAMSTVGGWVACRGAGQLSTRYGKIEDMVVGLDVVLADGRQVTLQDYPRAATGPDLRQVFIGSEGTLGVITAVRLRTHRLPGYAKAIAFGFESFAAGLDACREIMQRGATPAVLRLYDKKESGTHFGHPDTNLLLIADEGEPAIVDAMIATSEAACEGAARLDDHQVFDDWLDDRMRLGKSAAGFTPGPGFVADTLEIAAEWSALPAIYDDVVAAIESVPGTLRASAHQSHAYTDGACVYFSLRGDVEVDRRREWYRAAWDAANDVLIKHRAALSHHHGCGLLRAPYLPESLGPAFEILVSIKHALDPHGIMNPAKLGLPSPFGRSPLDS
- a CDS encoding acyl-CoA dehydrogenase family protein gives rise to the protein MRLEATELTDDERALQQEVRSWLRKRLPVGSYPLGLGMSGEIDPEFSRDLGAQGWLGMALPTEYGGHGRTAVERLIVVEELLAVGAPVGFHWVGDRQSGPSIAKHGTEEQKRDLLPRIARGEVSFAIGMSEPDSGSDLASLRTRAVREGDGWRVNGTKIWTSGAYESTHILALFRTSEDKHTGLTQFIVPRETEGMSINKIPFIDGTRHFCEISFEDMYLPDSLRMGEVGGGWGQNTAELVLERGGVDRWMSVMPILENWATSRSVEGDAAAAADLGAIAARSWAFRGMSLSVARMVDEGKSPVTEAALIKEMATRFEQECTDIVARHYGRTPDLHSDDPHESLLARAILVSPSWSIRGGTNEILRTVISKGLNKR
- a CDS encoding acyl-CoA dehydrogenase family protein is translated as MSDVRADRDLVATVRELFRERCPHEVVTQAEADGAAPEKLWAEVVGMGLHLVGIPEEAGGSGGTILDALAILHAAGEQAAPLPLAETMLAAMILADAGAQIPEGALAVVPPTAELRVEGDQVSGAAARVPWARGAELLVGVVDGKAFTAPVEVTREGVDMAGMPCDDVRIDGTVVGDTAADLGLLGALARSAQLAGALEAASDLTRQYVGERVQFGQPVGRFQAVQQHVVTLAQMAAMASLSVDRAALATLRGPAPFEIKATKQVIDKNATVAARAAHQAHGAIGMTQEYRLQQLTRRLYAWRGEYGDEKQLALELGTKIAAHGKLHEVIVAGSEIIK